In Ascaphus truei isolate aAscTru1 chromosome 5, aAscTru1.hap1, whole genome shotgun sequence, one genomic interval encodes:
- the LOC142494344 gene encoding keratin, type II cytoskeletal cochleal-like: protein MPHQSTHCSSGPQHSSSHSAVLPKHGGTHSICSYSSNKVASCHQAKSGFSSKSACSAGSRGHKISGGSCHSGRCGHGYGSGSGYGIGGSFCSGGITPVTVNQGLLSPLNLEIDPNIQRMRTDEKNQIKGLNNKFASFIDKVRFLEQQNKMLETKWALLQDQNTARCQMEPLFEAFISNLRRQLESLTCERARLDAERNSMEETAEDMKRRYEEENSRRIAAENEFVGLKRDVDAAFMNKAELQDKADSLTDEINFLRVLFDAEISQLQAQISDTSVIVSMDNSRDLDMGGIIAEVRAQYEDIANRSRAEAESMYQTRFEELSMTAGRNGNDLQNTRNEIADLNRAIQRLKGEIESVKAQRAALEAAISDAEGRGEAAVRDAKNKLSELENALQKAKQDMACQLREYQELMNVKLALDIEIATYKKMLEGEECRLGKDGSVNISVLHSSTGGKHCAGGMSHGGSGHHHKSGCSSGSGRSISHVSKSKHCSGPGYSCYTGGIASKH, encoded by the exons ATGCCTCATCAATCTACCCACTGCAGCTCTGGGCCCCAGCACTCCAGCTCACACTCAGCTGTATTACCTAagcatggcggcacacacagcaTCTGCTCATATTCTTCTAACAAAGTCGCTTCTTGTCACCAGGCAAAGTCTGGCTTTAGCAGTAAAAGTGCCTGTAGTGCTGGCTCCAGGGGACATAAGATCTCAGGTGGAAGTTGCCATTCAGGGAGATGTGGACACGGATATGGATCTGGTAGTGGATATGGCATTGGGGGATCATTTTGCTCTGGAGGCATCACCCCTGTTACCGTGAACCAAGGTCTCCTGTCACCACTCAACTTGGAGATTGACCCAAACATCCAGAGAATGAGGACTGATGAGAAGAATCAAATCAAGGGTCTCAATAACAAATTTGCCTCCTTCATTGACAAG GTGCGATTTCTGGAGCAACAGAATAAAATGCTTGAGACCAAGTGGGCTTTGTTACAGGATCAGAACACTGCAAGGTGTCAAATGGAACCTCTCTTTGAGGCTTTTATCAGTAACCTCAGGAGACAGCTGGAGAGTCTAACATGTGAGAGAGCGCGCCTGGATGCAGAAAGGAACAGTATGGAGGAGACCGCAGAAGACATGAAGAGAAG ATATGAGGAAGAAAACAGCAGGCGCATTGCTGCAGAGAATGAATTTGTTGGGCTAAAGAGG GATGTTGATGCTGCTTTTATGAACAAAGCGGAGCTGCAGGATAAGGCGGATTCCCTGACTGATGAGATCAACTTCCTGCGAGTTCTGTTTGATGCG GAAATATCTCAGCTTCAGGCCCAGATCTCAGATACCTCAGTCATTGTCTCCATGGATAACAGCCGGGACCTGGACATGGGCGGTATCATTGCTGAGGTCAGAGCTCAATATGAGGACATTGCTAACAGGAGCAGAGCTGAAGCAGAATCCATGTACCAAACAAGG TTTGAGGAGCTGAGCATGACTGCCGGGAGAAATGGGAATGATCTGCAGAACACCAGGAATGAGATCGCTGACCTCAACCGAGCAATTCAGCGGCttaagggagagatagagagtgtgaaagcgcag CGCGCTGCACTGGAAGCCGCTATAAGTGACGCTGAGGGACGGGGAGAGGCGGCTGTCAGAGATGCCAAGAATAAACTGTCTGAGCTGGAGAATGCTCTGCAGAAAGCTAAGCAGGACATGGCTTGCCAGCTGCGGGAATACCAGGAGCTGATGAATGTGAAGCTGGCTCTGGATATTGAGATTGCAACTTACAAAAAAATGTTGGAGGGAGAAGAGTGCAG GTTGGGTAAAGACGGCTCTGTTAACATCT CCGTGCTACACTCTAGCACTGGGGGAAAACACTGCGCTGGGGGAATGTCCCACGGTGGAAGTGGACATCACCATAAGAGCGGATGTAGCTCAGGCAGCGGAAGAAGCATCAGCCATGTCTCCAAAAGCAAACATTGCTCAGGGCCTGGATACAGCTGTTACACTGGGGGCATCGCTTCCAAGCACTGA